One window from the genome of Bacteroidota bacterium encodes:
- a CDS encoding class III cytochrome C family protein, with the protein MKKTIAFAIVIVCIGLMYFFPHSTISPGELVEGHQSLNQKCLSCHIPFKGVSNAKCIACHKLSEIGKDTIKGKDVINSKVLFHENLSDQKCTACHTDHKGKMPESSLSDFKHDLLTEAVISNCNACHNKPTDKLHSLLSGSCKDCHNTSGWKFEGTFNHDMITATEKNNCATCHSRPDDSFHASLKDNCDKCHSTDKWKPSTFDHSDYFVLDKDHDVKCNTCHTNNNFKSYSCYGCHEHSENKMIEEHREEGILNISDCVSCHKSGNEHDIRMNGRSNKRLDKNEMKKVRDVIQSDKKENKKKDSSKKEDDAD; encoded by the coding sequence ATGAAAAAGACGATTGCATTTGCAATAGTAATCGTTTGCATTGGACTAATGTATTTTTTTCCGCATTCAACAATCAGTCCCGGAGAATTGGTTGAAGGCCATCAATCATTGAATCAAAAATGTCTGTCTTGTCACATTCCATTTAAAGGTGTTTCAAATGCTAAATGTATCGCCTGCCATAAATTATCCGAAATAGGAAAAGATACGATAAAAGGAAAAGACGTCATTAATAGTAAAGTTTTGTTTCATGAAAATCTTTCTGATCAAAAATGTACAGCATGTCATACAGATCACAAAGGAAAAATGCCGGAAAGCTCATTGAGCGATTTCAAGCATGATCTTTTAACAGAAGCAGTAATCAGCAACTGTAATGCTTGTCACAATAAACCAACAGATAAGCTCCACAGTCTGTTATCTGGTTCCTGTAAAGATTGTCACAATACTTCAGGATGGAAATTTGAAGGGACGTTCAATCACGATATGATCACAGCAACAGAGAAAAATAATTGTGCAACGTGTCATTCGCGTCCTGATGATTCGTTTCATGCTTCACTCAAAGACAACTGCGATAAATGTCATTCTACGGATAAGTGGAAACCGTCTACTTTTGATCATTCGGATTATTTTGTTCTTGACAAAGATCACGATGTAAAATGTAACACCTGTCATACAAATAATAATTTTAAATCCTATTCATGTTATGGTTGTCATGAACACTCAGAAAACAAAATGATTGAAGAACACCGTGAAGAGGGAATTTTAAATATTTCCGATTGTGTTTCTTGTCACAAAAGCGGAAACGAACACGACATTAGAATGAATGGACGTTCAAATAAAAGATTGGATAAAAATGAAATGAAAAAAGTCCGTGATGTAATTCAATCAGATAAAAAAGAAAACAAAAAGAAAGATTCTTCAAAGAAGGAAGATGATGCAGATTGA
- a CDS encoding T9SS type A sorting domain-containing protein translates to MNFTYRNIVILAFLVACIHGPAVSQQITRSALVTSGGTGNTLEYTIGEPFSSTMITGNYMLTLGMQQMDQSLTLSVNELSGNIINLVAFPNPSDGNFNVRVNSETVVDASLTIVDGFGKVVRQKKLNLIPGISELHITIDEATPGVYFLFLYSDTHSYQMKVVVL, encoded by the coding sequence ATGAATTTCACTTATCGCAATATTGTCATCCTTGCATTCCTTGTTGCATGCATTCATGGACCTGCTGTGTCGCAACAGATCACCCGATCTGCTCTTGTAACATCCGGTGGAACAGGAAATACACTTGAATATACAATCGGTGAACCGTTCTCCTCAACAATGATCACCGGAAACTATATGCTGACGCTGGGCATGCAGCAAATGGATCAGTCCCTTACGTTATCTGTCAACGAACTTTCGGGCAATATCATCAATCTTGTAGCTTTTCCAAATCCCTCTGACGGCAATTTTAATGTCAGAGTAAATTCGGAAACTGTTGTTGATGCAAGCCTTACAATTGTTGACGGTTTTGGAAAAGTTGTCAGGCAAAAAAAATTAAATCTCATTCCCGGAATTTCAGAATTGCACATAACAATTGATGAAGCAACTCCCGGAGTTTATTTTCTTTTTCTTTATTCGGATACCCATTCTTATCAAATGAAGGTTGTGGTTTTATAG
- a CDS encoding pentapeptide repeat-containing protein encodes MLNSKSLGNKIATARKKINLSQADLAQQVSISSQAVGKWERGESMPDITTLNRLADIFGVDLNYFSDSAQNDNIVTPTSGSADEPRIPNKVEEPVKKFELNWDMSQGNWTDADFSGLKNLKEKFSSSNMKNCKFMHSDLSGLVLGKNNIEQCDFSFSDLSSSKIQSSNLSKNQFVKCSFIDAELYKNNIEKCNFTEADFSAAKILGLNFESNDVKNAVWKLTIFNNTNLSNIIFEGTFEDCHFENCSFYGVKFQNATILNTFFKNNDRFKKVKFINCNVDKITYAFLKNNMADMTGVTLIN; translated from the coding sequence ATGTTAAATTCTAAATCACTCGGCAATAAAATTGCCACAGCAAGGAAAAAAATCAATCTCTCCCAAGCTGATCTTGCTCAGCAAGTATCTATTAGTTCACAAGCCGTTGGTAAATGGGAACGGGGGGAATCAATGCCTGACATTACAACCCTAAACCGTCTGGCAGACATTTTCGGCGTTGACTTGAACTATTTTTCAGACAGTGCTCAAAACGACAACATTGTTACTCCCACATCAGGCAGCGCCGATGAACCAAGAATCCCAAACAAGGTAGAAGAGCCGGTTAAAAAATTCGAATTGAATTGGGACATGTCGCAGGGAAACTGGACTGATGCTGACTTTTCGGGATTAAAGAATCTGAAAGAAAAATTCAGTTCGTCAAATATGAAGAACTGCAAATTCATGCATTCCGATCTCTCCGGACTTGTTCTTGGAAAGAATAACATTGAACAATGTGATTTTTCATTCTCAGACCTGAGTAGTAGTAAAATTCAATCTTCCAATTTATCAAAAAATCAATTTGTCAAATGTTCATTCATAGACGCCGAGCTTTATAAAAACAATATTGAAAAATGTAATTTCACAGAAGCTGATTTTTCGGCAGCAAAAATATTGGGCCTGAATTTCGAGAGCAACGATGTCAAAAATGCTGTTTGGAAACTTACAATTTTCAATAATACAAATCTTAGTAACATTATTTTTGAAGGAACTTTTGAGGACTGTCATTTTGAAAACTGTTCTTTCTATGGGGTTAAATTTCAAAACGCCACAATACTAAATACTTTTTTCAAAAATAATGATCGGTTTAAAAAAGTCAAATTTATAAATTGTAACGTGGACAAAATTACTTATGCCTTTTTGAAAAACAACATGGCAGATATGACCGGAGTAACATTAATAAATTAA
- a CDS encoding DUF1801 domain-containing protein translates to MKAQGKTVNEILINLPEDRVEPFNKLHEVIVKNLPKGFEPAISYGGLGYVVPHKLYPAGYHCKPEEPLPFAGIASQKGSINFYHMGIYADPKLLKWFVSEYPKHSKQKLDMGKSCVRFKKMDEIPYKLIGELMKKMSSKEWIEMYEKNLNPKSKKK, encoded by the coding sequence ATGAAAGCCCAAGGCAAGACCGTTAATGAAATTTTAATCAACCTTCCGGAAGACAGAGTTGAACCATTCAACAAACTTCACGAAGTAATAGTTAAAAATCTGCCAAAAGGATTTGAGCCTGCGATTAGTTATGGTGGACTAGGTTATGTTGTTCCGCACAAGTTATATCCTGCCGGTTATCATTGCAAACCTGAAGAGCCTCTTCCGTTTGCCGGAATCGCTTCACAGAAAGGATCCATTAATTTCTATCACATGGGAATTTATGCTGATCCTAAATTGCTAAAATGGTTTGTTAGTGAATATCCAAAGCACAGCAAACAAAAACTTGACATGGGCAAGAGTTGCGTTCGGTTTAAAAAGATGGATGAAATTCCTTATAAACTCATTGGTGAATTAATGAAAAAAATGAGTTCAAAGGAATGGATCGAGATGTATGAGAAAAATCTGAATCCTAAATCAAAAAAGAAATAA
- a CDS encoding zinc ribbon domain-containing protein: protein MDKEFKNCQSCGMPLKRDEKGGGTNADKSISKKYCSYCYENGEFVYKGNNVSEFQEYCQKKMMEGGHSRFVSWLFTRGMKRLDRWKAQK from the coding sequence ATGGATAAAGAATTTAAAAACTGTCAGTCTTGCGGAATGCCATTAAAACGAGACGAAAAAGGAGGTGGAACAAATGCGGACAAAAGTATTAGCAAAAAATATTGTTCCTACTGCTATGAAAATGGCGAATTTGTTTACAAGGGAAATAATGTCTCAGAATTTCAAGAATATTGCCAGAAAAAAATGATGGAAGGTGGACATTCAAGATTTGTTTCTTGGCTCTTTACAAGAGGAATGAAACGATTAGACAGGTGGAAAGCTCAAAAATAA
- a CDS encoding acyltransferase → MNRLYNLDYLRGLSAFGIMIYHYLSLTYGNFSSDTFMGRLGLYGVAIFYVLSGLTLYYVYYEKMQPSLKDVLDFFKKRFFRIFPLLWLVTFISIMLSGKTPDPTDLFLNLSGLFGFIRWDKSFSTGVWSIGNEIVFYIFFPFFILLIKKFKPLMIMLSLAILVSYLYFAFVKLSPDLLLSEQWKNYVNPLNQVFLFLGGFLIGYFLHNIKIKNTIVLSILLFGMLLFTFYPTTGNVINIVTGTNRLIFTTCCFLICICFYKLTFKFPAFIHKPLTLLGEASYSVYLLHPIIWIFTGIAASIFRKRFFYFPELYNLILSVIFTLIISFFVYQYFEKYFMKLGHTKRNINAK, encoded by the coding sequence TTGAACAGACTATACAATCTCGACTATTTAAGAGGATTATCGGCTTTTGGAATAATGATCTATCATTATCTGAGTCTGACATATGGAAATTTTTCTTCTGATACTTTTATGGGCAGGCTTGGTCTTTATGGGGTGGCTATATTTTATGTACTTAGTGGACTAACTCTTTACTATGTATATTATGAAAAAATGCAGCCATCACTAAAAGATGTTCTTGATTTTTTTAAAAAAAGATTTTTCAGAATATTTCCATTACTGTGGCTGGTAACATTTATTTCAATTATGCTTTCAGGAAAGACGCCTGATCCGACAGATTTGTTTCTAAATCTCTCAGGACTCTTTGGGTTTATCAGATGGGACAAATCATTTTCAACAGGAGTCTGGTCAATTGGGAATGAAATAGTATTTTATATTTTCTTTCCATTTTTTATTCTTCTTATTAAAAAATTCAAACCTTTAATGATAATGCTATCACTTGCTATTTTAGTTTCATATCTATACTTCGCTTTCGTAAAACTTAGTCCGGATTTACTTTTAAGTGAACAATGGAAAAACTATGTAAATCCACTTAATCAGGTCTTTCTTTTTCTTGGTGGATTTTTAATTGGTTATTTTCTTCACAATATTAAAATCAAAAACACAATTGTACTTTCAATTTTGCTTTTCGGAATGTTATTATTTACATTTTATCCAACGACAGGAAATGTAATCAACATCGTTACAGGAACAAACCGATTAATTTTTACAACATGTTGTTTCCTGATATGTATTTGTTTTTACAAACTAACTTTCAAATTTCCCGCGTTTATTCATAAGCCACTAACACTATTAGGAGAGGCAAGTTATTCGGTTTATCTACTCCACCCTATTATCTGGATCTTTACAGGAATTGCAGCTTCCATCTTCCGTAAACGGTTCTTCTATTTTCCCGAATTATACAATCTGATTTTGTCAGTAATATTTACACTGATAATTAGTTTCTTTGTCTATCAGTATTTTGAAAAATATTTCATGAAACTTGGACACACCAAAAGAAATATCAACGCAAAGTAA
- a CDS encoding DUF4256 domain-containing protein, translating into MKKELSSKQSEELLAILKERFEKNMKRHRGVQWDQVLSKLKSSPAKLWSLNEMEISGGEPDVISFGKKTNEYIFCDCSPDSPKGRRSLCYDYEALQSSKEHKPKNNVIDLAAAMGVEILNEEEYRELQKLGEFDLKTSSWIKTPSTIRELGGALFCDRRFDTVCVYHNGAESYYAARAFRGLLKI; encoded by the coding sequence TTGAAAAAAGAACTATCATCAAAACAATCTGAAGAGTTGCTTGCCATCCTGAAAGAACGTTTTGAAAAAAACATGAAGCGTCATAGAGGAGTTCAGTGGGATCAGGTTCTGTCGAAACTGAAATCTTCACCGGCTAAATTATGGTCATTGAATGAAATGGAAATTTCCGGTGGCGAGCCCGATGTAATCAGTTTCGGAAAGAAAACAAATGAATATATTTTCTGCGATTGTTCGCCTGATAGTCCTAAAGGAAGAAGAAGCTTGTGCTACGATTACGAAGCACTTCAATCCAGCAAAGAACACAAACCAAAAAACAATGTAATTGATCTGGCCGCTGCAATGGGAGTAGAAATTTTGAATGAAGAAGAATACAGAGAGCTTCAAAAACTTGGCGAATTCGATCTCAAAACATCCAGTTGGATAAAAACACCTTCCACAATCAGAGAGCTGGGTGGAGCGCTTTTCTGTGATCGTCGCTTTGATACTGTATGTGTCTATCATAATGGTGCTGAATCATACTATGCTGCCCGGGCGTTTCGCGGATTATTAAAAATTTAA